Proteins encoded within one genomic window of Aspergillus nidulans FGSC A4 chromosome VII:
- a CDS encoding TrmH family RNA methyltransferase (transcript_id=CADANIAT00008617), producing MSLRPPLRTFQSALRLQLTLPLSQKSIRYASLNSAIGRGIRRSQGVEDSGTSPNDRGRSRAEKPTYTSRNDRNRKVHRQALPEMGFDEDEFIRSGNFRALPPEHQRFKNAHDLRGNKESNAASRRRLPQNMRDSHESRSAKSGRSSQYVPTPEDEEKRRSRRIEHHKPTEENPERVKQHVWVPPTIPYTTSASEFIYGTTAVEAALRCCKRQLYKLYLYQTAGEEELSADKRVLRKLALSKNVKVKLAFGEWNRLLDKMSAGRPHNGCVLEVSPLPRTPIQALRPVQLGDGEFKVELAPQTREEAKVNGTNDCIKINNSYTQQQIRYPVVVLLEGVVDTGNLGSIIRSAYYLGVDAIVFAGRHSAPLSPVTIKASAGAAENMTLLDVQNEVDFIKRSQANGWRFYAADVPKTGATYLEPGALQPPGSAVANEGHPDALIGQSPSVIMMGYEGSGLSNHIKGRADSIVSIPGARLLPGVGAASDPARVDSLNVSVAAALLMETFLRVPLGVSPRIFIDVIVNRAGPFYQDGSMSCILSLLLRNKALILDRQSDNGSIRYRCRITVLIPIGPSSYEATFCHPSTTLLQSVLPKSSLQLRPSCMQKYLTVTYVTALQSSD from the exons GACATTTCAATCTGCTCTGCGGCTACAACTCACCTTACCCCTCTCACAAAAATCAATCAGATATGCTTCGCTCAATTCAGCTATCGGGCGCGGGATTCGCAGGTCGCAGGGTGTAGAAGATTCTGGGACTTCGCCCAACGATCGCGGTCGTTCTCGGGCTGAAAAGCCGACATACACATCGCGGAATGATCGCAATAGAAAAGTGCACCGGCAAGCGCTTCCCGAAATGGGgttcgatgaagatgaatTCATTAGGTCCGGAAACTTTCGTGCATTGCCTCCTGAACATCAACGATTCAAAAACGCGCACGACTTACGCGGTAATAAGGAATCTAATGCTGCGAGCAGACGTCGCTTACCGCAAAACATGCGTGACAGTCATGAATCTCGATCGGCAAAGAGCGGCCGCTCTTCACAATATGTTCCAACgcctgaagatgaagaaaagcgACGCTCACGTCGGATAGAACACCATAAGCCTACAGAAGAAAACCCTGAACGAGTGAAGCAGCATGTCTGGGTCCCACCCACAATTCCCTACACCACTTCGGCATCCGAATTTATCTATGGTACGACAGCCGTCGAAGCTGCGTTGCGTTGTTGCAAGCGCCAGCTATACAAACTCTATCTTTACCAGAcagccggagaagaagagttgAGCGCTGACAAGAGGGTGTTGCGGAAACTTGCTCTGTCCAAGAACGTCAAAGTCAAGTTGGCCTTCGGTGAATGGAACCGACTGCTTGATAAAATGAGCGCAGGAAGACCCCATAACGGGTGTGTCCTCGAAGTATCGCCCCTTCCCCGAACGCCCATCCAAGCACTCAGGCCTGTCCAATTGGGTGACGGCGAATTCAAAGTGGAACTCGCACCGCAAACGCGAGAGGAAGCGAAGGTGAACGGGACGAATGACTGCATAAAAATCAACAATTCATACACCCAACAGCAGATAAGATACCCAGTCGTCGTGCTACTCGAAGGTGTCGTTGATACGGGAAACCTAGGGTCCATTATCCGCTCCGCCTATTACCTCGGGGTTGACGCCATTGTCTTTGCCGGCCGACACTCGGCGCCACTGTCGCCCGTCACGATCAAGGCCTCCGCCGGCGCCGCCGAGAACATGACTCTTCTTGACGTCCAGAACGAAGTAGACTTCATCAAGCGGTCCCAAGCCAACGGCTGGCGATTTTACGCTGCAGATGTTCCTAAGACAGGTGCTACTTACCTTGAACCTGGCGCGCTACAACCTCCTGGCTCGGCGGTAGCGAATGAAGGACACCCCGACGCCCTCATCGGACAGTCGCCCAGCGTAATTATGATGGGCTACGAAGGATCTGGTCTTAGCAACCACATCAAGGGCCGTGCCGATTCCATTGTCAGCATCCCTGGTGCCAGACTCCTTCCCGGCGTAGGAGCTGCCTCTGACCCGGCTCGAGTTGATAGTCTCAATGTAAGCGTTGCCGCGGCGCTTCTTATGGAAACCTTCCTGCGCGTCCCGCTAGGAGTGAGCCCG CGTATATTTATAGACGTCATCGTCAATAGGGCGGGGCCTTTTTATCAGGATGGCTCCATGTCTTGCATTCTGTCGCTACTCCTGCGCAACAAAGCCCTGATCCTAGACCGACAGTCTGATAACGGCAGCATTAGGTACCGTTGCAGGATAACCGTCCTTATACCCATCGGCCCTAGTTCCTATGAGGCCACCTTCTGTCATCCTTCGACTACGCTATTGCAATCCGTACTTCCCAAGAGTAGCCTCCAGCTGCGGCCCAGCTGCATGCAAAAGTACCTTACAGT TACGTACGTTACAGCGCTGCAGAGCAGTGATTGA